A window of the Juglans microcarpa x Juglans regia isolate MS1-56 chromosome 5D, Jm3101_v1.0, whole genome shotgun sequence genome harbors these coding sequences:
- the LOC121264597 gene encoding trihelix transcription factor GT-3b-like: protein MEGHPLHPRPHHLHQQHQHQQQHHISVNVDASDRFPQWSIHETKEFLIIRAELDQTFMETKRNKLLWEVIATKMKEKGYNRSAEQCKCKWKNLVTRYKGCETKEAEPMRQQFPFYNEVQAIFAGRMQRMLWTEAEVGASGSKKKAAHLSSDEEVDNEDSEGEKAGSSRKKIKKSKSNINIGSSSGGISGNIKDLREILDDFMKQQMQMEAQWREAFDARENERRLKEMEWRQTMEALESERIMMEQRWREREEQRRMREEARAEKRDVLITALLNKLRREDM, encoded by the exons ATGGAGGGACATCCTCTTCATCCTCgtcctcatcatcttcatcagcAGCATCAGCATCAACAACAGCATCATATCAGTGTTAACGTCGATGCGAGTGATAGATTTCCTCAATGGAGTATTCACGAGACAAAGGAGTTTTTGATAATCCGAGCAGAGCTCGATCAAACTTTCATGGAAACGAAGAGGAATAAGCTTCTGTGGGAAGTTATTGCcacaaagatgaaagaaaagggTTACAATCGCAGCGCTGAGCAGTGCAAGTGCAAGTGGAAGAACCTCGTTACACGTTATAAG ggGTGTGAGACAAAGGAAGCTGAACCGATGAGGCAACAATTCCCATTTTACAATGAAGTTCAAGCGATTTTCGCTGGAAGGATGCAGAGAATGCTATGGACTGAAGCGGAAGTAGGAGCGAGCGGGTCAAAGAAGAAAGCGGCCCATCTATCATCGGACGAAGAGGTAGATAACGAGGACAGTGAGGGAGAGAAGGCCGGTAGCTCcaggaagaagataaaaaagagCAAGAGCAATATTAATATTGGAAGTAGCAGTGGTGGGATTAGTGGAAATATCAAGGATTTGAGGGAGATATTGGATGACTTCATGAAGCAACAGATGCAAATGGAAGCGCAATGGAGAGAAGCATTCGATGCGAGGGAAAACGAAAGAAGGTTGAAGGAGATGGAGTGGAGACAGACAATGGAAGCATTAGAAAGCGAGAGGATAATGATGGAgcagagatggagagagagagaagagcaAAGGAGGATGAGAGAGGAGGCTAGGGCCGAGAAGAGGGACGTTCTTATCACAGCTCTGCTAAACAAACTCAGGCGAGAGGATATGTAG
- the LOC121264595 gene encoding calcium-dependent protein kinase 13-like has protein sequence MGNCCRSPAAVAREDVKSSFSGHDHPRRDSNAGKKPPVTVLTGLSKENIEEKYLVDRELGRGEFGVTYLCIDRESRELLACKSISKRKLRTAVDIDDVRREVAIMKHLPKNSSIVSLKEACEDDNAVHLVMELCEGGELFDRIVARGHYTERAAAAVTRTIVEVVQLCHKHGVIHRDLKPENFLFANKKENSPLKAIDFGLSIFFKPGERFSEIVGSPYYMAPEVLKRNYGPEIDIWSAGVILYILLCGVPPFWAESEQGVAQAILRGLIDFKRDPWPNISESAKILVKQMLEPDPKLRLTAKQVLEHPWLQNAKKAPNVPLGDVVKSRLKQFSMMNRFKRKALRVIADFLSIEEVEDFKEMFKKMDTDNDGIVSTEDLKAGHRNFGSQLAESEVQMLIEAVDNNGKGTLDYGEFLAISLHLQRMANDEHLRKAFSYFDKDGNGYIEPDELRDALMEDGTDDCTDVANDIFQEVDTDKDGRISYDEFAAMMKTGTDWRKASRHYSRGRFNSLSIKLMKDGSLNLGSE, from the exons ATGGGAAATTGTTGCAGATCTCCGGCTGCCGTGGCCAGGGAGGACGTGAAATCGAGCTTCTCTGGACACGATCACCCCCGGCGAGACTCCAACGCCGGGAAGAAGCCTCCGGTCACGGTCTTAACCGGTTTGTCCAAGGAGAATATCGAGGAGAAGTACTTAGTCGACCGTGAGCTTGGCCGTGGGGAGTTTGGGGTCACGTATCTGTGTATCGACCGGGAGAGTAGGGAACTATTAGCCTGCAAGAGTATTTCGAAGCGGAAGCTGAGGACAGCTGTGGACATTGACGACGTGCGGCGCGAGGTGGCGATTATGAAGCACTTGCCGAAGAATTCGAGTATCGTGAGCTTGAAGGAGGCGTGCGAGGATGACAATGCGGTGCATTTGGTGATGGAGCTGTGCGAGGGGGGTGAGCTGTTCGATCGGATTGTGGCGCGTGGCCATTATACCGAGCGGGCGGCCGCGGCGGTCACCAGGACCATTGTGGAGGTTGTGCAGCTTTGCCATAAGCACGGGGTGATTCATAGGGACTTGAAGCCCGAGAACTTTTTGTTCGCCAACAAGAAGGAGAATTCGCCATTGAAGGCCATCGATTTTGGGCTGTCTATATTCTTCAAGCCCG GTGAGAGGTTCTCAGAAATTGTTGGAAGTCCATATTACATGGCTCCCGAGGTGCTCAAGCGGAACTATGGGCCAGAGATAGATATATGGAGTGCAGGAGTTATTCTCTATATTTTACTTTGTGGGGTTCCCCCATTCTGGGCAG AGTCTGAACAAGGTGTTGCACAGGCCATTCTTCGTGGGCTAATAGATTTCAAACGGGATCCTTGGCCTAATATTTCAGAGAGTGCTAAGATTCTGGTAAAGCAAATGTTGGAGCCAGACCCTAAGCTTCGACTTACTGCGAAGCAAGTTCTTG AGCATCCTTGGCTCCAAAATGCTAAAAAGGCTCCAAATGTTCCGCTTGGAGATGTCGTCAAGTCAAGGCTTAAGCAGTTTTCAATGATGAACAGATTTAAAAGAAAAGCCTTGAGG GTTATTGCTGATTTCTTATCCATTGAAGAAGTTGAAGACTTCAAAGAGATGTTTAAGAAGATGGACACTGATAATGATGGTATTGTTTCAACTGAAGATCTGAAGGCTGGACATAGAAATTTTGGATCCCAGCTTGCAGAGTCCGAAGTCCAGATGCTCATTGAAGCT GTAGATAATAATGGGAAAGGAACCCTCGACTATGGTGAATTTCTTGCTATTTCCCTCCATCTGCAACGGATGGCTAACGACGAGCATCTTCGCAAGGCCTTCTCCTACTTTGACAAGGATGGCAATGGGTACATTGAACCAGATGAGCTTCGGGATGCATTAATGGAAGATGGAACAGATGATTGTACAGACGTAGCAAATGACATCTTCCAGGAAGTGGATACAGACAAG GATGGGCGCATCAGCTATGATGAATTTGCAGCTATGATGAAGACCGGAACGGATTGGAGAAAGGCTTCTCGACATTACTCTAGGGGGAGATTTAACAGTCTAAGCATTAAGCTGATGAAGGATGGTTCATTAAACTTGGGGAGTGAgtag